In a single window of the Methanobrevibacter sp. genome:
- a CDS encoding UPF0179 family protein, protein MITLIGKELAKEGVSFVFYEAAEECSSCRFKASCVDSLKKGHRYTITEVRDVEQKCPVHESDKVQVVAVENAEFTILTDSKGVFEGSSFDFKRQGCSNKDCDYRHMCFPDGISKEEKGVYVKDLGKFKDCPKGNALVKCIVKIQDK, encoded by the coding sequence ATGATTACATTGATTGGTAAGGAATTGGCAAAAGAGGGAGTGAGCTTTGTATTTTATGAAGCCGCAGAGGAGTGCTCGTCCTGTAGGTTCAAGGCCTCTTGTGTGGATTCCCTAAAGAAAGGCCATAGATATACAATAACTGAAGTCAGGGATGTTGAACAGAAATGTCCTGTCCATGAAAGCGATAAGGTTCAGGTAGTGGCTGTTGAAAATGCGGAATTCACCATTTTAACAGATTCAAAAGGAGTATTTGAAGGTTCAAGCTTTGACTTCAAGCGTCAAGGATGCTCCAATAAGGACTGTGATTACAGGCATATGTGTTTCCCTGATGGAATCTCAAAAGAAGAGAAGGGAGTGTATGTCAAGGACTTAGGCAAATTCAAGGATTGTCCAAAAGGGAACGCTTTAGTTAAATGCATTGTAAAAATTCAAGATAAATAA
- the rpiA gene encoding ribose-5-phosphate isomerase RpiA, translated as MSQMKKDCGYAAADLVKDGQVLGLGTGSTTLYFIEKVGMRVRDEGIEVMGIPTSFQSRLLARKWNIPLTDLSEHEIDLAVDGADEIDLDFNLIKGGGAAHTLEKIVDYSAKELVIIADESKLVDVLGAFPLPIEIIPDSLNPVTKALEDMGGKVEVRMGQAKDGPVITDNGNFILDVAFGKIENPIPMEKELNTIPGVVENGLFTEMVDKVIIGSKDGVKYL; from the coding sequence ATGAGTCAAATGAAAAAGGATTGCGGTTATGCTGCAGCTGATTTGGTAAAAGACGGTCAAGTATTAGGACTTGGAACCGGGTCCACTACACTTTACTTCATTGAAAAGGTAGGTATGAGAGTTAGGGATGAAGGAATTGAAGTCATGGGAATTCCAACCTCTTTCCAATCAAGACTCCTTGCTAGAAAGTGGAACATTCCGCTTACAGACCTTAGCGAGCATGAAATAGATCTTGCTGTGGATGGTGCTGATGAAATAGACCTTGACTTTAACTTGATTAAAGGTGGAGGAGCGGCACACACCTTGGAAAAGATTGTTGACTATTCAGCAAAGGAATTGGTAATCATTGCAGATGAATCCAAGCTTGTGGATGTTTTAGGCGCTTTCCCACTTCCAATTGAAATCATACCAGATTCCTTGAATCCTGTTACAAAGGCTTTGGAGGATATGGGAGGAAAAGTGGAAGTCAGAATGGGTCAGGCTAAGGACGGCCCTGTCATAACGGATAATGGAAACTTCATTCTGGATGTTGCATTCGGCAAGATTGAAAACCCTATTCCTATGGAAAAGGAACTGAACACCATTCCAGGAGTTGTGGAAAACGGATTGTTCACTGAAATGGTTGATAAGGTAATTATCGGTTCCAAAGATGGTGTGAAATACTTATAA
- a CDS encoding FAD-dependent oxidoreductase yields the protein MRVVIVGGGAGGISTASNLRKLDEKVEIVVLTRDNQVSYSPCAIPYVLSDRIHSFDDIVMRTVDDYKAKNIDVMLETEVTAVDSSKKQITYVQDGAEKTMKYDKLVLATGGSPFVPPMKGVNLDGVFKIRTLDDGKRVKEWSEDCKSAVVTGAGLIGIEIAYAFKKMGLKVTLCEMLPQIVPRSLDPDMAKIITDYLMEEGIDIVLGQPITELKGEDGRVKTAVFDDGTEVDADMVILATGVRAELDLAKMAGCDCGRWAVLVNDRMATSVPDVYAVGDCVECYSAILRSNTVSQLGTTAVRQAKTLAQTLAGRRSRFNPVLNSMVTKVGKLEFGAVGLTRSFAQQNSIKAVVGKVEALTRARYYPNAKPMNVKVICDADGTIIGCQIIAEERVAERIDTMTLAITEELTCFELSNMEFAYAPPVSMVTDPLVIAVEEVSKKFNN from the coding sequence ATGAGAGTCGTTATCGTTGGTGGTGGAGCTGGAGGAATATCAACAGCTTCCAACCTTAGAAAATTAGATGAAAAAGTTGAAATTGTGGTATTGACAAGGGATAATCAGGTTTCATATTCCCCTTGTGCCATTCCTTACGTATTGTCAGATAGGATCCATTCATTTGATGATATTGTGATGAGGACAGTTGATGATTATAAGGCAAAGAACATTGATGTGATGCTTGAAACTGAAGTTACTGCAGTTGACAGTTCTAAAAAGCAAATCACATATGTTCAAGATGGTGCAGAAAAAACCATGAAATATGACAAATTGGTTTTGGCTACTGGAGGAAGCCCATTCGTACCGCCTATGAAAGGTGTGAACTTGGATGGAGTATTCAAGATCAGAACCTTGGATGACGGAAAGAGGGTTAAGGAATGGTCTGAAGACTGTAAAAGCGCAGTAGTAACCGGTGCAGGATTGATTGGTATTGAAATCGCTTATGCATTCAAGAAGATGGGCCTTAAGGTAACCTTATGTGAAATGTTGCCTCAAATCGTTCCACGTTCCCTTGACCCAGATATGGCTAAAATCATTACAGACTACTTGATGGAAGAAGGAATCGACATAGTTCTTGGCCAACCTATCACTGAACTGAAAGGTGAAGATGGAAGGGTGAAGACTGCTGTATTTGATGATGGAACTGAAGTTGATGCGGATATGGTCATATTGGCTACCGGTGTAAGGGCTGAATTGGACTTGGCTAAAATGGCTGGCTGTGACTGTGGAAGATGGGCTGTACTTGTAAATGATAGGATGGCTACCTCAGTACCTGATGTTTATGCTGTAGGTGACTGTGTCGAGTGCTACAGTGCAATACTTAGGTCAAACACCGTTTCCCAGTTAGGGACCACTGCTGTAAGGCAAGCGAAAACCTTGGCCCAAACCCTTGCAGGAAGACGTTCAAGATTCAATCCGGTCTTGAATTCCATGGTTACCAAGGTAGGTAAATTGGAGTTCGGTGCAGTAGGGTTGACCCGCAGCTTTGCACAGCAGAACAGCATTAAAGCGGTTGTAGGGAAAGTGGAAGCCTTGACAAGGGCAAGATACTATCCAAATGCCAAGCCAATGAATGTTAAGGTTATTTGTGATGCGGATGGAACCATTATCGGATGCCAGATCATTGCAGAGGAAAGGGTGGCTGAAAGAATTGACACCATGACTTTAGCCATTACCGAAGAGTTGACCTGCTTTGAATTGAGCAATATGGAGTTTGCATATGCTCCTCCTGTATCTATGGTAACTGATCCATTGGTAATTGCTGTAGAGGAAGTAAGTAAGAAGTTCAATAATTAG